One Siniperca chuatsi isolate FFG_IHB_CAS linkage group LG8, ASM2008510v1, whole genome shotgun sequence DNA segment encodes these proteins:
- the canx gene encoding calnexin isoform X6, translating to MDQRVGFFVLLAAGLLCLSLAPVSRAEDLIEDSLGDDVDVEDELDLGLAGGEEEELEELEGDMQDEAPTAPKTPPAPKVTYKAPEPMGEHFIAESFDRGTLDGWVLSSAKKEDTDEDIAKYDGKWAVEEMKDSKLPGDKGLVLKSKAKHHAISAQLLRPFTFDTKPLIVQYEVNFQSGIDCGGAYVKLLTQTPDLDLDQFVDKTPYTIMFGPDKCGEDYKLHFIFRHKNPKTGEYEEKHAKKPDADLRTYYTDKKTHLYTLVLNPDNSFEVLVDQTVVNSGSLLTDMTPPVNPPAEIEDPDDQKPEDWDERPKIQDPAATKPEDWDEEAPAQIPDEDAVKPDGWLDDEPEYIGDPDAVKPEDWDEDMDGEWEAPQVPNPACETAPGCGAWKRPMVDNPNYKGKWKPPMIDNPNYQGVWKPRKISNPAFFEDQHPFRMTPFSALGLELWSMTSDIFFDNFFITDDRNTAERWAADGWGLKKAAEGAAEPGLATQMLNAAEERPWLWVVYVLTVALPLVLIIVFCCTGKKKSPATPAAEYKKTDEAQPDVKEEEEEEEEEEEEEKAEEAEKSSPAAAEKSDGEESPADKEEAEKEEEKEATADDEKLEDDVLRRSPRNRKVRRD from the exons ATGGATCAGAGGGTCGGGTTTTTCGTTCTTCTGGCAGCGGGCCTCCTCTGCCTCAGCTTGGCCCCTGTCTCTCGGGCCGAGGACCTGATTGAGGACAGTCTCGGTGACGACGTGGACGTGGAGGACGAGCTGGATCTGGGTTTGGccggaggtgaggaggaggagctggaggagctggagggggACATGCAGGATGAGGCTCCAACTGCTCCGAAAACTCCTCCTGCACCGAAG GTGACCTACAAGGCTCCAGAGCCAATGGGGGAACACTTCATCGCGGAGTCTTTTGACCGGGGGACGCTTGACGG CTGGGTGCTGTCCAGCGCCAAGAAGGAGGACACCGACGAAGACATCGCAAAGTACGACG GTAAATGGGCggtggaggagatgaaggacAGTAAGCTCCCTGGTGATAAAGGTCTGGTCCTGAAGTCTAAAGCCAAACATCACGCCATCTCGGCCCAGCTGCTGCGACCTTTCACCTTTGACACCAAGCCCCTCATCGTCCA GTACGAGGTGAACTTCCAGTCAGGTATCGACTGCGGCGGCGCCTACGTCAAGCTGCTGACTCAGACTCCTGACCTCGACCTG GACCAGTTTGTGGATAAAACTCCGTACACCATCATGTTTGGACCCGACAAATGTGGAGAAGACTACAAACTGCACTTCATCTTCAGacacaaaaaccccaaaacaggAGAGTACGAGGAGAAACACGCCAAGAAACCTGACGCCGACCTGAGGACGTACTACACCGACAAGAaaacacacctgtacacactgg TGTTGAACCCTGACAACAGCTTCGAGGTGCTGGTGGATCAGACGGTGGTGAACAGCGGCAGCCTGCTGACAGACATGACCCCCCCTGTGAACCCCCCCGCTGAGATCGAGGACCCCGACGACCAAAAGCCGGAGGACTGGGACGAGAGGCCCAAGATCCAGGACCCCGCCGCCACCAAGCCCGAAGACTG ggaTGAGGAAGCGCCTGCTCAGATTCCAGATGAAGACGCGGTGAAACCGGACGGCTGGCTGGACGACGAGCCAGAGTACATCGGAGACCCCGACGCTGTCAAGCCTGAGGACTG GGACGAGGACATGGACGGCGAATGGGAGGCTCCTCAGGTCCCTAACCCCGCCTGTGAGACCGCCCCCGGCTGCGGCGCCTGGAAACGACCGATGGTCGACAACCCCAACTACAAGGGCAAGTGGAAGCCCCCCATGATCGACAACCCCAACTACCAG GGCGTCTGGAAGCCGAGGAAGATCTCCAACCCGGCGTTCTTCGAGGACCAGCACCCGTTCAGGATGACTCCGTTCAGCGCCTTGGGGCTCGAGCTCTGGTCCATGACGTCCGACATCTTCTTCGACAACTTCTTCATCACGGACGACCGCAACACCGCTGAGCGCTGGGCCGCCGACGGCTGGGGGCTGAAGAAGGCCGCAGAGGGCGccgctgag CCCGGTCTGGCAACGCAGATGCTGAACGCTGCGGAGGAGCGTCCCTGGCTCTGGGTCGTCTACGTCCTCACTGTGGCTTTACCGCTCGTCCTCATCATCGTCTTCTGCTGCACCGGAAAG aAGAAGAGCCCAGCGACGCCGGCAGCAGAGTACAAGAAGACGGACGAAGCTCAGCCCGAcgtgaaggaggaggaagaggaggaggaggaggaggaggaagaggagaaggctGAAGAGGCAGAGAAGAGCAGTCCAG cagcagcagagaagagTGACGGAGAGGAAAGCCCTGCGGACaaagaggaagcagagaaggaggaagagaaggaggcgACAGCCGACGACGAG AAGTTGGAGGACGACGTTCTGCGGAGATCTCCCAGGAACAGGAAGGTCAGAAGGGACTGA